The genome window TCACCACATCCACAAAATCCAGTCGTTCCGGTGCGATCACCCGTTCGGAAATGCGAACGTGCGGTTTGTCGGTGCCCGCGTACTTTTGGGTCAACGAGTCGGAGAGGTACGGGTCGAGCAACAGGCAACGGTCCTGGTGCAGGATCAGGAAGCCGCTTTGTCCAAGCCACCACAGGTGGAGTTGACCGGGAAGCGCGCGTGCGGCAGCGATGTCGGCAAGCAGGGCGTCGTCCTGGAGCAGCGGGCGGATCATGCGTGGAGTCGTGGAGCGGCCCCGGGATGCTCCGGGGTCGGCCCTGGAGAATCGTAAAGCGGTGTCGGGACCCGTCGAGCGCCCAATGGGCCTGCGTCGCACCCCCCCCGCGCCCATTTCGAACGACGTTCTGGATTCGGAGCGGCGGGTCTGTGCAGCTCTCCGCAGGTCCTGGCGCGGGCGGGCGCAGGAGGCAGATCTGCTGTGGACTGCGCAGAATGCAGAACCGCCCCGTGGAACTCGCCGAGACTGGCATTGTGGCAGGGTCCGGTGTTCCAATTTGCGCGTGTCTCCGGACCGCTTTGCCAGCCTCACGTCCCGCTACCCGCAGTTGCGCCTCCTGGTCGCAGGCGACTTCTGCCTCGACCGGTATTTCGAGCTGGATCCGGCGCGATCGGAGATCTCGATTGAGACGGGCCTTGAGGTGCACAACATCCTGCGGGTGCGATGCCAGCCGGGGGCCGCAGGGACCATTTTGGGCAACCTGGCAGCCCTCGGGGTGGGTCGGCTGGTGCCGGTGGGTGTTTGTGGCGACGACGGGGAGGGTTGGGAATTGCGCCGTGCGCTTCAGGCCCTGCCCGGAGTGTGTTTGGAGGGGTTCCACACGGCGGACGGGCGGCACACCTTCACCTACACCAAGCCGTTGGTCTGCGCCCCGGATCATCCGCCGCGTGAGTTGAACCGGCTGGATTTGAAGAACTGGACCCCCACGCCGACCGCACTCGAGGAGCGCCTGATGGCATCCCTTGAAGCGGCGGCTGATGCGGCGGACGGGGTGATCGTGATGGATCAGGTGGACGTGCCGGAGTCCGGAGTGGTCACCACCCGGTTCCGTGAGCGCCTGTCCCGCCTGTCCCGGGAGCGGCCGGAGCTTCCCGTGCTGGGGGACAGCCGTCGGGGCCTCGCCGGGTGGCCGCCGTTGATCTGGAAGATGAACCTGCAGGAACTGGCGGCACTGACCGGACGTCGGATGGATGCCCTGGCGGACATCCGTGCGGCGTGTGCCGACCTGGCCCGGGCCAATGCCCGTCCGGCGTTTGTGACCCTGGCAGACCGCGGCATCGTGGGTGCGCAGCCCGAAGGGGAATCGGCCCATGTGCCGGCGTTTCCGGCCCGGGGCGACATTGATATCGTGGGTGCCGGGGACGCCGTCACCGCAAACCTGGCCGCAGCGCTGGCCGCCGGTGCCGGTTTGGTGGAGGCCATGGAGCTGGCGATGGCCGCGGCCAGCGTGGTGGTGCATCAGCTCGGCACCACCGGGACCGCAACGGTCGCGCAGCTTCGGGAGAGGCTCCTGTGAGCGGGGGCCGCTGTCCGTGGCTCACGGCCCTTGCCGGTCTGGTGCTGGCCCTCCTGCCCGTGAAGGCGGCGGTCGAACGTTACGAGTTCGAACGTGCCGCGATGGGGCTGCCGTTCCGGATTGTGCTCTACGCACCCGATGCGCCTCGGGCCGAACGGGCGGCCGGTGCGGCGTTCGACCGGATCGCGGCGCTGAATGGAATCCTCAGCGACTATGACGAAGCCTCCGAGTTGAGCCGGCTTTCGAGCACGTCCGGAAGTGGCCGGTGGGTGCCACTGAGTTCCGATCTGGCCCGCGTGCTTCGGGCGGCGGCGGTGGCATCCCGGGAGTCAGACGGCGCCTTTGACGTCACCGTGGGACCGCTTGTCCAGATTTGGAAGCGGGCGCGGCGGCAGCGCGAATTGCCTTCGGAATCCCGGCTGGAACAGGCCCGTGCGGCGGTGGGTTGGAATCACGTGGAACTGCGTCGCACGGGCGGCGTCTGGGAGGCGCGGCTGGGGCTGCCCGGAATGCGTCTGGACCTCGGAGGCATTGCCAAGGGATATGCCTTGGACGAGGCGGCCCGGACGTTGCG of Verrucomicrobiia bacterium contains these proteins:
- a CDS encoding carbohydrate kinase, whose product is MSPDRFASLTSRYPQLRLLVAGDFCLDRYFELDPARSEISIETGLEVHNILRVRCQPGAAGTILGNLAALGVGRLVPVGVCGDDGEGWELRRALQALPGVCLEGFHTADGRHTFTYTKPLVCAPDHPPRELNRLDLKNWTPTPTALEERLMASLEAAADAADGVIVMDQVDVPESGVVTTRFRERLSRLSRERPELPVLGDSRRGLAGWPPLIWKMNLQELAALTGRRMDALADIRAACADLARANARPAFVTLADRGIVGAQPEGESAHVPAFPARGDIDIVGAGDAVTANLAAALAAGAGLVEAMELAMAAASVVVHQLGTTGTATVAQLRERLL
- a CDS encoding FAD:protein FMN transferase, whose translation is MSGGRCPWLTALAGLVLALLPVKAAVERYEFERAAMGLPFRIVLYAPDAPRAERAAGAAFDRIAALNGILSDYDEASELSRLSSTSGSGRWVPLSSDLARVLRAAAVASRESDGAFDVTVGPLVQIWKRARRQRELPSESRLEQARAAVGWNHVELRRTGGVWEARLGLPGMRLDLGGIAKGYALDEAARTLRHLGVRRFLVAGGGDLVAGGAPPGTRGWRVQVGVFDDPRSPAPRHVRIRNEALATSGDTFQRVEVGGRRFSHIVDPRTGQAMTDHSLVTVIARSGMRADVLCTQLSVLGTSRGAVLARNAGAAFLWMRLPGDSLEEWRSANFDRWLDRPAAR